A portion of the Oxynema aestuarii AP17 genome contains these proteins:
- a CDS encoding glycosyltransferase family 4 protein, which translates to MFQKIWQSFLCNQRDNLPPYPTAIASPQQPTPRSTSDRTHFLPKSSTLSIVTQFYPPDYAATGQFIQELAAQLGKQGMNVRIFTGQPGYAFETPLAPPIESSENLHIRRSRTSRLWPQRIRGRAFNGLLFCLRSALHLIKSAHRGNILLLTTEPAYLPAIGYLVHLCFGAPYVCLLYDLYPDVAVQLRVVPAKHWLVKLWDALNRQIWKRARGVIVLSSTMKDRVVRKCPDIEDKISVIHSWADPKWIVPRHKQDNWFAHQHALVDRFTVLYSGNMGRCHDIETILKAVEHLQNDPIQFVFIGAGAKRQEFRDRVRELNLKNCLFLPYQDKKHLPYSLTACDLSLVSISPGLEGIIAPSKLYGILAAGRPVAAICEPHSYLRQLLAKARCGIAIDNGDGDRLAQWIRRLTQNPALTARLGENGRQYLKANFTPEIVARQYFEILSAEAIAPTRCSRAKRQPSQLF; encoded by the coding sequence ATGTTTCAGAAAATTTGGCAATCATTCCTGTGTAACCAACGGGACAATCTACCACCCTACCCAACCGCGATCGCATCCCCCCAGCAACCCACCCCCCGCAGCACCAGCGATCGCACTCACTTCCTCCCCAAATCCTCCACCCTCTCGATCGTCACCCAATTTTACCCCCCCGATTACGCCGCTACGGGGCAATTCATCCAAGAACTGGCCGCCCAATTGGGCAAACAAGGAATGAACGTCCGCATTTTCACCGGACAACCGGGATATGCCTTTGAAACTCCCCTCGCCCCTCCCATCGAATCGTCAGAAAATCTTCACATTCGGCGATCGCGAACCTCCCGACTCTGGCCCCAACGCATTCGAGGACGCGCCTTTAACGGACTCCTCTTTTGCCTGCGTTCTGCCCTCCATCTGATTAAAAGCGCCCATCGCGGCAACATCTTACTCCTGACCACCGAACCCGCCTACCTCCCGGCGATCGGTTATCTCGTCCACCTCTGCTTTGGCGCTCCCTACGTCTGTCTCCTCTACGACCTCTATCCCGATGTCGCCGTCCAACTCCGGGTCGTCCCCGCCAAACACTGGCTCGTCAAACTCTGGGACGCTCTCAACCGCCAAATTTGGAAACGGGCGCGAGGCGTCATCGTCCTCAGCTCCACTATGAAAGATCGGGTCGTTCGTAAATGTCCCGACATTGAAGACAAAATCTCCGTCATCCATAGCTGGGCCGATCCTAAGTGGATCGTCCCGCGTCACAAACAAGACAACTGGTTCGCCCACCAACACGCCCTCGTCGATCGCTTTACCGTGCTCTATTCCGGCAATATGGGGCGCTGTCACGATATCGAAACGATCTTGAAGGCGGTCGAACACCTGCAAAACGACCCGATTCAATTCGTCTTCATCGGTGCAGGCGCCAAACGTCAAGAATTTCGCGATCGCGTCCGCGAACTCAATTTAAAAAATTGCCTCTTCCTTCCCTATCAAGATAAAAAACATCTCCCTTACTCCCTCACCGCCTGCGACCTGTCCCTCGTCAGCATCAGCCCAGGACTCGAAGGCATTATCGCCCCGAGCAAACTCTACGGGATCCTCGCCGCCGGACGACCCGTGGCAGCGATTTGCGAACCTCACTCCTACCTGCGCCAGCTTCTCGCGAAGGCTCGATGCGGCATCGCCATCGATAACGGTGACGGCGATCGCCTCGCACAATGGATCCGGCGCCTCACCCAAAATCCGGCATTAACCGCCAGATTGGGCGAAAACGGTCGGCAGTACCTCAAAGCCAACTTTACCCCCGAGATTGTCGCCCGCCAATATTTTGAGATCCTGAGTGCCGAGGCGATCGCCCCAACCCGTTGTTCTAGAGCCAAACGACAACCGAGCCAGCTATTTTAA
- a CDS encoding ChuX/HutX family heme-like substrate-binding protein, giving the protein MPNLKEFIEETQQLGTLRLIVTSQAAVLEVRTRIENLFYAELPKGKYANMHAEGFEFHLNMDEIATVKFETGEAKRGNFTTYAIRFVDRAENNALSAFLQWGKPGEYEPGQVEAWQALRDKYGEVWQPSPIAE; this is encoded by the coding sequence ATGCCAAATCTCAAAGAATTCATCGAAGAAACTCAGCAATTAGGAACCCTGCGCCTGATCGTTACCAGTCAGGCGGCAGTTCTCGAAGTCCGTACCCGCATCGAAAATCTGTTTTATGCAGAACTTCCGAAAGGCAAATATGCCAACATGCACGCCGAAGGTTTCGAGTTTCACTTGAATATGGACGAAATTGCCACCGTGAAATTCGAGACCGGGGAAGCCAAACGGGGCAACTTCACCACCTATGCCATCCGGTTCGTCGATCGCGCCGAGAACAACGCCCTCAGTGCCTTCTTACAGTGGGGTAAACCCGGCGAGTACGAACCCGGACAAGTCGAAGCCTGGCAAGCGTTGCGCGACAAATACGGCGAAGTTTGGCAACCGAGTCCGATCGCCGAATAA
- a CDS encoding GumC family protein — translation METTPNSQPIVFQSGQSPQMISVPYVPEYMDPDEEELDLGQLFDVIRRRALVILGVAGVVTAAVGFWTANQTPEYQGQFRILVEPVVSDQDKFSQLSSMAGGLGAAFLQGESSGLDYDSQIEVLKSPKLIDPIVQQLQVRYPETSYKSLVGGQESPLQIDRLNNNTKIIEISYQDTDPEKILFVLSQVEKGYLRYSLEDRQSNIRQGIQFIDDQLPQLRQRVDTLQEQLQEFRQQTNLIEPSVQGEQLAEQMTKVNDQLLEAQTAVEQGRELVINLREQLGQEPEEAIALSVLSEAPGYQELLRKLQELEQKIYTESTRFKPESPQIQVLLEQRNKLLPLLRKEAQTVLGQNLGNAAVTPESFPFQSTVRLELTQQMVDAFNKFELAKLRYSAIAQAANALQKQLNEFPAIVRQYTDLQRELQVASNTLNELLARREGLRVDAAQKEVPWEIIAKPEIPKNEEGELVPVSPKVLRNLVLGAMLGLMLGFGAALLVERLDNVFHDPDDLKDVTRVPLLGTIPASDSAKELPIADRDRPGELYYPKDFPFTEAFRTLHANLRFLNPNKSIRSLVIGSATPAEGKSTVAVNLAQAAAAMGQRVLLVDADLRWPQVHTRLGIQNRKGLSHILAKNLEVSEAIARSPVEENLYLLTAGALTPDPTRLLSSDKMQQLMQQWESSFDLVIYDTPPLLGVVDARLLAANTDGLALVVSIGETERPAVTRAIEELQKSNINVLGTIGNGVKGSTNNFYYDSQRYDRYNGDRESLEEEEPLPLEPS, via the coding sequence ATGGAAACGACACCCAACTCTCAGCCAATTGTCTTCCAATCGGGTCAATCACCGCAAATGATATCGGTTCCTTACGTTCCGGAATATATGGATCCGGATGAAGAAGAACTCGATTTAGGACAACTGTTTGATGTCATCCGACGTCGGGCTTTGGTCATCTTGGGAGTTGCAGGTGTAGTCACTGCCGCAGTTGGTTTTTGGACCGCCAACCAAACCCCGGAATATCAAGGTCAATTCCGAATTTTAGTCGAACCCGTCGTTTCCGATCAGGATAAATTCTCCCAACTTTCCTCAATGGCTGGGGGTTTGGGGGCGGCATTTCTTCAAGGGGAAAGTTCGGGATTGGATTACGACAGCCAAATTGAAGTCCTCAAAAGTCCCAAGCTGATCGATCCAATCGTGCAGCAGCTTCAAGTTCGCTATCCGGAAACGAGTTATAAATCTTTGGTGGGTGGGCAAGAATCTCCCTTACAAATCGATCGCCTCAATAACAATACTAAAATTATTGAAATTAGCTATCAAGATACCGACCCTGAAAAAATCCTATTTGTTCTCAGCCAAGTTGAAAAAGGATATCTGCGCTATAGCTTAGAAGATCGTCAAAGTAATATCCGTCAGGGAATTCAATTTATTGACGATCAATTGCCTCAGTTACGGCAGAGGGTCGATACGTTACAGGAACAATTACAAGAATTTCGACAGCAAACCAATCTGATCGAACCTTCGGTTCAAGGGGAACAACTCGCCGAACAAATGACGAAAGTTAATGACCAACTGCTAGAAGCTCAAACTGCAGTAGAACAAGGGCGAGAGTTGGTTATTAATTTACGAGAACAGTTGGGTCAAGAACCGGAAGAGGCGATCGCCCTTTCGGTCCTGAGCGAAGCGCCGGGATATCAAGAACTTCTGAGAAAATTACAGGAGTTAGAACAAAAAATTTACACGGAATCGACGCGCTTTAAACCCGAAAGTCCTCAAATTCAAGTGCTGTTAGAACAGCGCAACAAGTTATTACCGTTATTGCGCAAAGAAGCCCAAACGGTTCTCGGGCAAAATCTCGGGAATGCTGCGGTTACCCCGGAGAGTTTTCCGTTTCAGAGTACGGTTCGCTTGGAATTGACCCAGCAGATGGTCGATGCGTTTAATAAGTTTGAGTTAGCAAAGTTACGCTACAGCGCGATCGCCCAAGCCGCCAACGCCTTACAAAAGCAACTCAACGAATTTCCCGCGATCGTCCGTCAATACACCGATCTGCAACGAGAATTGCAAGTGGCTAGCAACACCCTCAACGAACTCCTCGCCCGTCGAGAAGGCTTGAGAGTGGATGCGGCGCAAAAAGAAGTCCCCTGGGAAATCATCGCCAAGCCAGAAATCCCCAAAAATGAAGAGGGCGAATTAGTACCTGTTTCGCCAAAAGTTCTCAGAAATCTGGTTTTAGGGGCGATGTTAGGCTTAATGCTCGGCTTTGGCGCCGCCTTACTCGTGGAACGTCTCGATAATGTCTTCCACGACCCCGACGACCTCAAAGATGTCACCCGCGTCCCCTTGTTGGGAACGATTCCGGCGAGTGACAGCGCCAAAGAATTACCGATCGCCGATCGCGATCGCCCGGGCGAACTCTACTATCCGAAAGACTTCCCCTTTACCGAAGCCTTCCGCACCCTACACGCCAATTTACGCTTTCTCAACCCGAACAAAAGCATCCGTTCTCTCGTCATCGGTTCCGCTACCCCCGCCGAAGGTAAATCGACGGTCGCCGTCAACCTCGCCCAAGCCGCAGCCGCAATGGGTCAGCGTGTCTTACTCGTCGATGCCGATTTGCGCTGGCCCCAAGTTCATACCCGCTTGGGGATCCAAAACCGCAAGGGGTTGAGCCACATTCTGGCGAAAAATCTCGAAGTGAGCGAGGCGATCGCGCGATCGCCCGTCGAAGAAAACCTTTACCTGCTCACCGCAGGCGCCCTGACCCCAGACCCCACCCGCTTGCTTTCCTCGGACAAAATGCAGCAGCTCATGCAACAGTGGGAATCCAGCTTCGATTTAGTCATTTACGACACCCCACCCCTCCTCGGGGTCGTCGATGCGCGCCTGTTAGCCGCTAACACCGATGGTTTGGCCCTCGTCGTCAGCATCGGCGAAACGGAACGTCCCGCCGTCACTCGCGCCATCGAAGAACTGCAAAAATCGAATATCAACGTCCTCGGAACGATCGGCAACGGCGTTAAAGGATCGACGAATAACTTCTACTACGATTCCCAACGTTACGATCGCTACAACGGCGATCGCGAAAGCCTCGAAGAAGAAGAACCACTTCCCCTAGAACCCAGCTAA
- the ffh gene encoding signal recognition particle protein, which translates to MFDALAERLESAWKKLRGQDKISESNIQEALREVRRALLEADVNLQVVKEFIAEVETKALGSEVIAGVQPDQQFIKIVHEELVAVMGESNVPLAHAERAPTVVLMAGLQGTGKTTATAKLALHLRKQNRSTLMVATDIYRPAAVDQLVTLGKQINVPVFELGTDTDPVEIARQGIERAKAEGIDTVIIDTAGRLQIDRDMMAELARIKETVEPDDTLLVIDAMTGQEAANLTRTFHEEIGISGAILTKLDGDSRGGAALSVRKISGAPIKFVGVGEKVEALQPFYPDRMASRILGMGDVLTLVEKAAEEVDIADAEKMHEKIMAAQFDFNDFLKQMRLMKSMGSLGGVLKLIPGMNKLTDDQLEKGESQLKLSESIVNSMTKEERQNPDLLAGSPSRRRRIARGSGHSEKEVSKLVTDFSRMRTMMQRMGQGAFGMPGMAGPGGGMFGGPGGGMPQRGWRGYQGGPPKKKKKKSKKRKGFGQL; encoded by the coding sequence ATGTTTGACGCCCTCGCCGAACGCTTGGAATCCGCTTGGAAGAAACTGCGCGGTCAGGATAAAATCTCCGAATCCAACATTCAAGAAGCCCTGCGCGAAGTCCGTCGAGCCCTGTTGGAAGCCGACGTCAACCTCCAAGTCGTTAAAGAATTTATCGCCGAAGTCGAAACCAAAGCCCTCGGCAGCGAAGTCATTGCCGGGGTGCAACCGGACCAGCAATTTATCAAAATCGTCCACGAAGAACTCGTCGCCGTCATGGGGGAGAGCAACGTCCCCCTCGCCCATGCCGAACGAGCTCCCACCGTCGTCTTAATGGCGGGGTTGCAAGGAACCGGGAAAACCACCGCCACCGCCAAACTTGCCCTGCATTTACGCAAGCAAAATCGCAGCACCCTGATGGTGGCCACGGATATTTACCGTCCGGCGGCGGTCGATCAACTCGTGACCCTCGGCAAGCAAATTAACGTCCCGGTCTTCGAGTTGGGCACCGATACCGATCCGGTGGAAATCGCCCGTCAGGGGATCGAACGCGCCAAAGCCGAAGGCATCGATACCGTCATCATCGATACCGCCGGACGCTTGCAAATCGATCGCGACATGATGGCCGAATTGGCGCGCATTAAAGAAACCGTCGAACCCGACGACACCTTACTCGTCATCGACGCCATGACGGGACAAGAAGCCGCCAACCTCACTCGCACGTTTCACGAAGAAATCGGCATTAGCGGCGCCATCCTCACCAAACTCGACGGCGACAGCCGAGGGGGGGCGGCCCTGTCCGTGCGTAAAATTTCGGGAGCGCCGATCAAGTTTGTCGGGGTCGGCGAAAAAGTCGAAGCCCTGCAACCGTTTTATCCCGATCGCATGGCCTCGCGCATTCTCGGGATGGGCGACGTACTGACCTTGGTCGAAAAAGCTGCCGAAGAAGTCGATATCGCCGACGCCGAAAAAATGCATGAGAAAATCATGGCGGCGCAGTTCGACTTCAACGACTTTTTAAAACAAATGCGCCTGATGAAAAGCATGGGGTCCCTCGGCGGCGTCCTCAAGTTGATTCCCGGGATGAACAAACTCACCGACGACCAACTCGAAAAAGGAGAAAGTCAGCTCAAGCTCTCCGAATCGATCGTCAATTCGATGACCAAGGAAGAGCGGCAAAATCCCGATTTGCTCGCCGGATCTCCCAGTCGGCGGCGGCGAATTGCCCGGGGGTCGGGTCACTCGGAAAAAGAAGTGAGCAAGTTGGTGACCGATTTTAGCCGAATGCGAACGATGATGCAGCGCATGGGTCAAGGTGCTTTCGGAATGCCCGGAATGGCCGGACCGGGGGGCGGCATGTTTGGCGGTCCGGGGGGCGGAATGCCTCAAAGGGGCTGGCGCGGTTACCAAGGCGGTCCGCCGAAGAAGAAAAAGAAAAAGTCTAAAAAGCGTAAGGGGTTCGGCCAACTTTGA
- the rpsP gene encoding 30S ribosomal protein S16, translated as MIKLRLKRYGKKREVSYRIVAMNSSSRRDGRPLEELGFYNPRTDETRLNVPAIVKRLQQGAQPTDTVRNLLTKANVFEQVRAGNTTSE; from the coding sequence ATGATTAAATTGCGATTGAAGCGATACGGTAAAAAGCGCGAAGTGAGTTATCGGATTGTGGCCATGAACAGCAGCAGCCGCCGCGATGGCCGACCTCTGGAAGAATTGGGATTCTACAATCCAAGAACGGACGAAACTCGGCTCAATGTCCCCGCGATCGTCAAACGATTGCAACAAGGCGCGCAACCGACCGATACCGTTCGCAACCTCCTTACGAAAGCTAATGTCTTCGAACAAGTCCGTGCCGGAAACACGACCTCAGAATAG
- a CDS encoding PhoH family protein, with the protein MSAVSTIELPSLDSAIALSGDRETNLKTLSQQTGARVVLRGQDLYISGTSNQVDLCCRLVRSLEDLWKSGKPISGVDILTARHAIDTERQDELTDMRRDVLATTRRGEEIRAKTFRQRQYIKSIRTHDLTFCIGPAGTGKTFLATILAAQALLANEYERLILTRPAVEAGEKLGFLPGDLQQKVNPYLRPLYDALYEIIDPEKITNLMERGIVEVAPIAYMRGRTLNNSFVILDEAQNTTPAQMKMVLTRLGFKSRMVVTGDLTQTDLGPDRHSGLFVAQKILQNVEGIAFCKLSQADVVRNPLVQKIVAAYEQYDR; encoded by the coding sequence ATGAGCGCGGTATCGACCATCGAACTGCCCAGTCTCGACAGCGCGATCGCACTGTCCGGCGATCGGGAAACCAATCTCAAAACACTCTCGCAACAAACGGGCGCCCGGGTCGTCCTGCGCGGACAAGATCTCTATATCTCCGGAACGTCCAATCAGGTAGACTTGTGCTGCCGTTTGGTGCGATCGCTCGAAGACCTCTGGAAATCTGGCAAACCGATTTCCGGCGTCGATATCCTCACGGCCCGTCACGCGATCGACACCGAACGTCAAGACGAACTCACCGACATGCGCCGCGATGTCTTGGCGACCACCCGTCGCGGCGAAGAAATTCGCGCCAAAACCTTTCGCCAACGCCAATACATCAAATCCATCCGCACCCACGACCTGACCTTCTGCATCGGTCCGGCGGGAACGGGCAAAACCTTCCTCGCTACCATTTTGGCGGCTCAAGCCTTACTCGCCAACGAGTACGAACGCCTCATCCTCACCCGTCCCGCCGTCGAAGCCGGGGAAAAGTTGGGCTTTTTACCCGGCGACTTACAACAAAAAGTCAATCCCTACCTCCGTCCGCTTTACGATGCCCTCTACGAAATTATCGATCCCGAAAAAATTACCAATCTGATGGAACGCGGCATCGTCGAAGTCGCCCCGATCGCCTACATGCGCGGACGCACCCTCAATAACTCCTTCGTCATCCTCGACGAAGCCCAAAACACCACCCCCGCCCAAATGAAAATGGTCTTAACCCGCTTGGGCTTTAAATCTCGCATGGTCGTCACCGGAGACCTCACCCAAACCGACCTCGGCCCCGATCGCCACTCCGGCTTATTTGTCGCTCAGAAAATTTTGCAAAATGTTGAAGGGATTGCCTTCTGCAAACTCTCTCAAGCCGATGTCGTCCGCAACCCCCTAGTCCAGAAAATTGTAGCGGCTTACGAGCAGTACGATCGCTAG
- a CDS encoding DUF6816 family protein, which translates to MHLFMHFRSRRVSKGESPTNSIATQIGQVSAWVDVCQSWCQHLRRIAVLAIALFGITAPALAGSLGDRVSRFPEWQSKPRLQLAKGDLLYPNWMEGTWEVTSTLLEQYAPLAPEIVTPGFEKNKRFLKKPVTFQVKFSPEESAHLSNALPSSQNNRQTDGSDDVTIVADREFNGLNLAKAYLGDRKVVSVKVDPDDPNRQITELSGNRTLVSVVTARGSEMPSDEEFIATEITQQVFRGDSSIYLNEVETTTDYRKLQPPVTAIEADQMTAIYLSPQDPDFFAAGGQPVALYHYKLELFPLEDNAKK; encoded by the coding sequence ATGCATTTATTCATGCATTTTCGTTCGCGTAGGGTCTCCAAAGGAGAATCGCCGACCAACTCGATCGCCACTCAGATCGGACAAGTATCTGCGTGGGTTGACGTTTGCCAATCCTGGTGTCAACACCTCCGGCGTATCGCCGTCCTCGCGATCGCGTTGTTCGGAATAACCGCACCCGCTTTAGCCGGATCCCTCGGCGATCGCGTCAGTCGCTTTCCCGAATGGCAAAGCAAACCTCGATTGCAACTGGCTAAGGGCGATCTGCTGTATCCCAACTGGATGGAAGGAACCTGGGAAGTCACCAGTACCTTACTCGAACAGTACGCGCCATTAGCCCCGGAAATTGTGACCCCAGGATTCGAGAAAAATAAACGATTTCTCAAAAAACCCGTCACCTTTCAGGTCAAATTCTCCCCAGAAGAATCCGCCCATCTTTCTAACGCACTGCCTTCAAGTCAAAATAACCGACAAACTGACGGATCCGACGACGTGACCATCGTTGCCGATCGCGAATTTAACGGCTTGAATTTAGCCAAAGCTTATTTAGGCGATCGCAAAGTCGTTTCCGTTAAAGTCGATCCCGACGATCCCAACCGTCAAATTACCGAACTCAGTGGCAATCGCACCCTGGTTTCCGTGGTCACGGCCCGAGGAAGCGAAATGCCGTCCGACGAAGAATTTATTGCCACGGAAATCACCCAACAAGTCTTTCGCGGCGATTCGAGCATTTATCTCAATGAAGTAGAGACGACAACCGATTATCGTAAACTTCAACCTCCGGTCACGGCGATCGAAGCCGACCAAATGACCGCGATTTATCTCTCCCCACAAGACCCGGATTTCTTCGCGGCGGGGGGTCAACCTGTCGCCCTTTACCATTACAAATTGGAATTGTTTCCCCTCGAAGACAACGCCAAAAAATAA
- a CDS encoding SLBB domain-containing protein yields MLNTSIAQTYKILRSSLYLLPGLISFIVLSAPLPAKSQTLPGLDLFNPGNPSCRGDNTPYTLGSGDRVQLDIFNVPEYSGENGQFQVLADGSLNLPLVGKVTVEGLTLQQAGALISQSYDRFLQRPELLTVSLLERRPLQIGIGGEVNRPGSYTMSVIGRADSEEATQIPTITGAIQRAGGITQAANITQIELRRKTGSVCTVNLSTLISQGSLQEDISLRDGDTIFIPTSTTVDPVATTQLATTSLAGQATQPINIIVVGEVTRPGAYTVTRVDEKGSLLTVTRALQTAGGINLSSDIRQIQVIRRPKTSNEPIPPIQVNLWQLLQGDRTQDIVLQEGDTIVVPTATNPNPAEVAQIASANFAANFSQPLNIAVVGEVNRPGTYTIAGSDVSSTGNEQTLEGPQTGGQLVGLPTVTRALKIAGGISPSANIRQIQVRRQTKAGTEQILVVDLWQLLQEGDLSQDTLLQQGDTIVVPTATNIDLAEAPQVAAASFSPNTIQVNIVGEVLNPGSVTLAPNSSLNQAILASGGFNNRRADEDEVELIRLNPNGTVSREKIPIDFAQGLDEETNPTLRNNDVIVVGRSGFAKTTDTIGTVFSPVFSAFGVFRFLNVLF; encoded by the coding sequence ATGTTAAACACCTCGATCGCCCAAACTTATAAAATCCTCCGATCTTCCCTTTATCTACTCCCGGGACTGATAAGCTTCATTGTTTTATCCGCCCCCCTTCCGGCTAAAAGCCAGACATTGCCGGGATTAGATCTTTTTAACCCAGGTAATCCCAGTTGTAGGGGCGACAATACCCCTTACACCCTCGGATCGGGCGATCGCGTACAGCTCGATATTTTCAACGTCCCCGAATATAGCGGCGAAAACGGCCAATTCCAAGTTCTCGCCGATGGCAGTCTCAATCTCCCCTTAGTCGGTAAAGTCACCGTCGAAGGGTTGACCCTGCAACAGGCAGGCGCCCTGATTTCCCAAAGTTACGATCGCTTCCTGCAACGCCCGGAACTGCTCACCGTCAGCCTCCTCGAACGCCGTCCCCTGCAAATCGGTATCGGCGGAGAAGTCAACCGTCCCGGTTCCTACACCATGTCCGTTATCGGGCGCGCCGACAGCGAAGAAGCTACCCAAATCCCGACCATTACGGGAGCAATTCAGCGCGCTGGAGGCATCACTCAAGCCGCTAACATCACCCAAATTGAACTGCGCCGCAAAACAGGCAGTGTCTGTACTGTCAATCTCTCCACACTCATTAGCCAAGGCAGTTTGCAAGAAGATATCAGCCTACGCGATGGCGACACCATTTTTATCCCGACCTCTACCACCGTCGATCCTGTAGCGACAACCCAACTCGCAACGACGAGCTTGGCGGGACAAGCGACCCAACCGATTAACATCATCGTCGTCGGCGAAGTGACTCGTCCCGGCGCGTACACCGTCACCCGCGTAGACGAAAAAGGCAGCCTGTTGACCGTCACCCGCGCCTTGCAAACTGCCGGAGGAATTAATCTTTCCTCAGATATCCGGCAAATTCAAGTGATTCGCCGTCCCAAAACCAGTAACGAACCAATTCCGCCAATTCAGGTCAATTTGTGGCAACTGTTACAAGGCGATCGCACTCAGGATATCGTCCTCCAAGAAGGAGATACGATCGTCGTTCCCACGGCAACCAACCCCAACCCTGCCGAAGTCGCTCAAATTGCCAGCGCTAACTTTGCTGCCAATTTTTCACAACCACTCAACATTGCAGTAGTCGGCGAAGTCAACCGTCCCGGAACCTATACCATCGCCGGGTCTGATGTGAGTTCGACGGGGAACGAACAAACTTTAGAAGGCCCTCAAACGGGCGGGCAATTAGTCGGACTCCCCACCGTGACCCGAGCATTGAAAATTGCGGGAGGAATCAGCCCCTCCGCGAATATCCGTCAGATTCAAGTCCGCCGCCAAACGAAAGCCGGAACCGAACAAATCCTCGTAGTCGATCTTTGGCAACTCCTTCAAGAAGGAGATCTCAGTCAAGATACCCTCCTCCAACAAGGGGATACCATTGTCGTTCCCACCGCAACCAATATCGATCTAGCAGAAGCGCCCCAAGTCGCTGCCGCCAGTTTTTCTCCGAATACGATTCAAGTCAATATTGTGGGTGAAGTGCTTAACCCCGGTTCAGTTACTTTAGCGCCGAATTCTTCATTAAACCAAGCGATTTTGGCCAGTGGTGGATTTAATAACCGACGGGCCGATGAAGACGAAGTAGAACTGATTCGGTTAAATCCCAATGGAACGGTTTCTCGTGAGAAAATCCCCATTGATTTCGCTCAAGGATTAGATGAAGAAACTAATCCTACCTTACGGAATAATGACGTGATTGTGGTCGGGCGATCGGGTTTTGCCAAAACAACCGATACAATTGGAACCGTTTTTAGTCCGGTCTTTTCAGCCTTCGGGGTTTTTAGATTCCTCAATGTTTTATTCTAG
- a CDS encoding histidine kinase, whose amino-acid sequence MTRMTIPCQIVVENNPALIYASRNGSPEKVRRVLKPFLEKFCQERETAGEYQDTPECLVAQIVVRFGFEICEDDFSNLKVSIDYNPQVEYLYFVKSDGSVRVFVPEAAYRKNPSLGLQGCRELEDRGWQLE is encoded by the coding sequence ATGACCAGAATGACAATACCCTGTCAGATCGTCGTTGAAAACAATCCAGCCCTTATTTATGCCAGTCGTAACGGCAGTCCCGAAAAAGTCCGGCGCGTCCTCAAGCCCTTCCTAGAAAAATTTTGCCAGGAGCGAGAGACGGCTGGAGAATACCAGGATACACCTGAGTGTTTAGTGGCTCAGATCGTCGTGCGCTTTGGTTTTGAAATCTGTGAAGACGATTTCTCCAATCTCAAAGTCAGCATCGATTACAACCCCCAAGTCGAATATCTTTACTTCGTCAAATCCGATGGCAGCGTCCGGGTATTCGTCCCCGAAGCCGCCTATCGCAAAAATCCCAGCCTGGGACTCCAAGGATGTCGGGAACTCGAAGATCGAGGTTGGCAACTCGAATAA
- a CDS encoding KH domain-containing protein, which translates to MSSNKSVPETRPQNSDEPVTPLPSTEGDRPDYLGLLRFLVSPFLESPESLRVDCERLQNQSKVWLRMAFDDPEKGRVYGRGGRNIQAIRKVLDATARLAGESVYLDIYGSESHDRPSSGGRGGDRQSPKPGSRRSSSRRSPAPPERPRPSKPQ; encoded by the coding sequence ATGTCTTCGAACAAGTCCGTGCCGGAAACACGACCTCAGAATAGTGACGAGCCCGTAACGCCCCTTCCTTCGACGGAGGGGGATCGTCCCGATTATTTGGGATTGTTGCGTTTTTTGGTCAGTCCGTTTTTAGAGTCCCCGGAATCGTTGCGCGTCGATTGCGAGCGGTTGCAAAATCAGTCAAAAGTTTGGCTGAGAATGGCGTTTGACGATCCGGAAAAAGGCCGAGTTTACGGTCGCGGAGGCCGAAACATTCAGGCAATTCGGAAAGTGTTAGACGCTACAGCTCGTCTGGCGGGAGAGTCGGTTTACCTGGATATTTATGGGAGTGAAAGCCACGATCGCCCCTCTTCGGGCGGACGGGGTGGCGATCGCCAAAGCCCGAAACCCGGTTCTCGCCGTAGTTCGTCGAGGCGATCGCCCGCCCCTCCAGAACGCCCCCGCCCCTCGAAACCCCAGTAG